In Virgibacillus sp. NKC19-16, a single genomic region encodes these proteins:
- the metK gene encoding methionine adenosyltransferase, with translation MAANRRLFTSESVTEGHPDKISDQISDAILDEILKNDPHARVACETTVTTGLVLVSGEITTSTYVDIPATVRQTIKDIGYTRAKYGFDAETCAVLTAIDEQSADIAGGVDQALEARQGKMSDEEIASIGAGDQGLMFGYACDETEELMPLPISLAHKLSKRLSDMRKEKVLSYLRPDGKTQVTVEYDEQDNPVKVDTIVISTQHHQDITGAQIEKDIIEHVIKPVVPGHLLDETTNYFINPTGRFVIGGPQGDAGLTGRKIMVDTYGGYARHGGGAFSGKDATKVDRSAAYAARYVAKNIVAADLAKTCEVQLAYAIGVAEPVSIAVNTFGTGHVSEENFARAIREIFDLRPAGIIRMLDLQKPIFRNTAAYGHFGRTDIKFPWEKTDKVAELKALAEKFDKV, from the coding sequence ATGGCTGCAAATCGTCGTTTATTTACATCTGAATCCGTAACAGAAGGGCATCCGGATAAGATTTCTGATCAAATATCAGATGCTATTCTGGATGAAATATTAAAAAATGATCCGCATGCACGTGTTGCTTGTGAGACAACGGTAACCACAGGGCTTGTATTAGTATCAGGAGAAATTACGACGAGCACGTATGTGGATATTCCTGCAACTGTTCGTCAAACGATTAAAGATATAGGCTATACAAGAGCAAAATATGGATTTGATGCTGAAACATGTGCGGTATTAACCGCAATCGATGAACAATCCGCAGATATTGCAGGTGGCGTTGATCAGGCACTTGAGGCGCGTCAAGGTAAAATGAGTGATGAAGAAATTGCCTCGATTGGCGCAGGAGACCAAGGTCTTATGTTTGGCTATGCATGTGACGAAACCGAGGAACTCATGCCCCTGCCAATCTCTCTAGCCCATAAGTTATCAAAACGATTATCAGATATGAGAAAAGAAAAAGTTCTTTCCTATCTGCGCCCAGACGGGAAAACGCAAGTAACCGTTGAATACGATGAACAAGATAATCCAGTTAAAGTAGATACCATTGTTATTTCCACACAGCATCATCAGGACATTACTGGTGCACAAATTGAAAAAGATATCATTGAACATGTTATCAAACCTGTTGTGCCAGGACATCTACTGGATGAAACAACCAATTATTTTATCAATCCAACAGGGCGATTTGTTATAGGAGGTCCACAAGGAGACGCAGGTTTAACAGGCCGTAAAATTATGGTAGACACATATGGGGGGTATGCCCGTCATGGCGGAGGCGCGTTCAGCGGGAAGGATGCAACGAAAGTAGATCGTTCCGCAGCATATGCAGCTCGCTATGTGGCCAAAAATATCGTTGCAGCCGATTTAGCAAAAACGTGTGAAGTACAGCTCGCTTATGCAATAGGTGTTGCAGAGCCTGTATCCATTGCGGTCAATACATTTGGTACAGGTCACGTCAGTGAAGAAAATTTTGCAAGAGCCATTCGGGAAATATTTGATTTACGGCCTGCTGGCATCATTCGTATGCTTGATTTACAAAAGCCTATTTTCAGAAACACAGCTGCCTATGGCCATTTCGGTAGAACGGATATTAAGTTTCCATGGGAAAAAACGGATAAGGTAGCTGAATTAAAGGCATTGGCGGAAAAATTTGATAAAGTTTAG
- a CDS encoding ABC transporter substrate-binding protein, which yields MKKTKLIAVISIVLLLFLSACNSSNGNTQIQLAEVTRSVFYAPQYVAIEEGFFEEEGLDVELQTTWGGDTTMTSLLSDGSDIALVGSETSIYVYAQDSKDYAVNFAQLTATDGTFLVAKEPDPEFTWDDLRGSEFLGQRTGGMPQMVGEFVLKNHDIDPHADLNLSQNIDFANIPGAFASGDYEYVQLFEPTASVFEEEGNGHIVASFGEESGQVPYTSYMAKESYMDGNEETLSKFTSAIYKAQQWVQENSAEDIAESIQPYFEDTEVDMLATAIERYKNQGSFSTDPTLDEEEWENLKAIMEEAGELPADVGYEDLVNTEIAEEVITN from the coding sequence ATGAAAAAAACAAAGCTTATCGCTGTTATTTCAATTGTGCTACTTCTTTTCCTTTCCGCATGTAATTCATCGAATGGAAATACGCAGATTCAACTTGCCGAGGTGACACGTTCTGTTTTCTATGCACCGCAATATGTTGCGATTGAAGAAGGTTTTTTTGAAGAAGAAGGATTGGATGTTGAACTGCAGACAACATGGGGCGGTGATACAACAATGACATCACTATTATCAGACGGTTCTGATATTGCACTTGTTGGTTCCGAGACTTCTATTTATGTGTACGCACAGGACTCAAAAGACTATGCTGTTAATTTCGCACAATTAACTGCTACAGATGGGACATTTCTGGTTGCCAAGGAGCCTGACCCTGAATTTACATGGGATGATCTTCGGGGAAGTGAATTTCTAGGGCAGCGTACTGGTGGGATGCCACAGATGGTTGGTGAATTTGTATTAAAAAATCATGACATTGATCCACATGCCGATTTGAATTTAAGTCAAAATATTGATTTTGCCAATATACCAGGAGCGTTTGCATCAGGCGACTATGAGTATGTTCAGTTATTCGAGCCAACAGCAAGTGTTTTTGAAGAAGAAGGAAACGGTCATATTGTGGCTTCCTTTGGAGAGGAATCCGGTCAAGTACCTTATACTTCCTATATGGCGAAGGAAAGTTATATGGACGGAAATGAAGAGACACTTAGCAAGTTTACAAGCGCAATCTATAAAGCACAGCAATGGGTGCAGGAAAATAGTGCCGAAGACATCGCAGAATCCATCCAACCTTATTTCGAGGATACCGAAGTGGATATGTTAGCTACAGCGATCGAACGTTATAAAAACCAGGGCTCCTTTTCAACAGATCCCACCTTGGATGAAGAAGAATGGGAAAATCTAAAGGCGATTATGGAAGAAGCAGGTGAATTACCCGCAGATGTAGGTTACGAGGACCTTGTAAATACGGAAATTGCTGAGGAAGTTATCACTAACTAA
- the ytkD gene encoding RNA deprotection pyrophosphohydrolase, protein MYTFRDYYNNEVKLSFDDHPFSTSPKHVWVVCRHKDDWLLTKHKGRGYEFPGGNVEEGETAREAAIREVMEETGGKVEDINYIGQYYVAGKTETIIKNVYFAQIDQLIQQDTYFETDGPFLLKTIPSNVKDNHLYSFIMKDGVLDYCMKHIRKTWLTVGSESQKR, encoded by the coding sequence ATGTATACATTCAGAGATTACTATAACAACGAAGTGAAACTTTCCTTTGATGATCATCCTTTTTCGACCTCGCCAAAACATGTATGGGTTGTATGCAGGCACAAGGATGATTGGCTTTTAACAAAGCATAAGGGAAGGGGATATGAATTTCCTGGTGGTAATGTAGAGGAAGGTGAAACAGCGAGAGAGGCTGCTATTCGTGAAGTAATGGAAGAAACAGGTGGAAAAGTAGAAGACATAAATTATATTGGCCAATACTATGTTGCCGGAAAAACGGAAACCATTATTAAAAATGTCTATTTCGCTCAAATTGATCAACTCATCCAGCAGGACACCTATTTTGAAACAGACGGACCTTTCCTGTTAAAAACAATCCCGTCCAACGTTAAGGATAATCATTTATATAGTTTCATTATGAAAGATGGCGTGTTGGACTATTGTATGAAACATATTCGAAAGACATGGCTTACCGTCGGATCTGAGTCGCAAAAGCGTTAA
- a CDS encoding gamma carbonic anhydrase → MIGHYKNTNPSIHDTAFVAKDAVINGDVTIDEASSIWFKTVIRGDVAPTRIGKRVSVQDLSMLHQSPNNPLIIEDDVTIGHQVTLHSAIIRKKALVGMGSIILDGAEVEESAFIGAGSLVPPGKKIPAHTLAMGRPAKVVRDLTEEDYAEMERVRKSYVEKGQYYKNHTDF, encoded by the coding sequence ATGATAGGTCATTATAAAAATACTAACCCTTCCATTCACGATACAGCATTTGTCGCAAAAGATGCTGTGATAAACGGAGACGTAACAATTGATGAAGCGTCCAGCATATGGTTTAAAACCGTTATTCGCGGGGATGTTGCGCCAACTCGAATAGGGAAAAGAGTCAGTGTTCAGGATCTATCCATGCTTCACCAAAGCCCAAATAATCCCTTAATTATAGAAGACGATGTAACCATTGGGCATCAGGTTACATTACATTCCGCAATCATCCGAAAAAAAGCGTTAGTCGGCATGGGTTCAATCATTTTGGATGGTGCCGAAGTAGAGGAAAGCGCATTTATTGGTGCAGGGAGCCTGGTTCCGCCCGGGAAAAAGATCCCTGCACATACACTGGCGATGGGCAGACCTGCAAAAGTTGTCCGTGATCTGACCGAAGAAGATTATGCGGAAATGGAACGGGTAAGGAAATCATATGTGGAAAAAGGACAATATTATAAAAATCATACGGATTTTTAG
- a CDS encoding ABC transporter ATP-binding protein, whose translation MSFLTLDQVTHHYFSKNSYTKALDNISLSVKEGEFVALLGPSGCGKSTILSIIAGIMKQTAGHVLLQQKPISDSELAIGYMLQQDYLFPWKTIIDNVLLGPKINNNDTEETKEKALDLLNNVGLADVAGAYPSSLSGGMRQRVALVRTLINDPKIFLLDEPFSALDYQTKLKLEDQVSHLLKMYHKTTILVTHDIGEAIAMSDRICIMDANPGSLAKVFEVPIELRDEKPFLVRRHPKYQILFDKIWDELEHEDKASSESKVVSNNNGN comes from the coding sequence TTGTCTTTTCTAACCTTAGATCAAGTAACACATCATTACTTTTCTAAAAACAGCTACACAAAAGCATTGGATAATATATCTTTATCTGTGAAAGAAGGCGAATTCGTAGCCCTGCTCGGCCCAAGCGGTTGTGGAAAATCAACAATCCTTTCTATTATTGCGGGGATTATGAAACAAACTGCCGGGCATGTACTTCTGCAGCAGAAACCAATAAGTGACTCCGAATTAGCAATTGGATACATGCTGCAGCAGGACTATTTATTTCCATGGAAAACAATTATTGACAATGTTTTATTAGGTCCGAAAATCAACAACAATGACACAGAGGAAACCAAAGAAAAAGCATTGGATTTACTTAACAACGTTGGTTTAGCAGACGTTGCGGGCGCTTATCCAAGCTCCCTTTCCGGTGGAATGCGTCAACGGGTCGCACTTGTTCGAACATTAATAAATGATCCGAAAATATTCCTGTTAGATGAACCATTCTCAGCTCTGGATTATCAAACAAAACTCAAATTGGAGGATCAAGTATCCCATCTACTAAAAATGTATCACAAAACGACCATCCTTGTTACACATGATATCGGTGAAGCAATTGCCATGAGTGACCGTATTTGTATTATGGATGCCAATCCCGGAAGCCTTGCTAAAGTATTCGAAGTCCCTATTGAATTACGTGACGAAAAGCCTTTTTTAGTTCGAAGACATCCAAAATATCAAATCCTCTTCGATAAAATATGGGATGAGTTGGAACATGAAGATAAAGCTTCATCAGAATCAAAGGTGGTGTCAAATAATAATGGAAACTAA
- a CDS encoding ABC transporter permease, which produces METKSDYHLYEAYKNQLKREKKIVFAWQISILITFIALWELASRLYWIDPLIFSSPTKIFNLLVDRFTDGSMVTHIQVTLFETVLGFIIGTLLGIVIATLLWSSTRFSKIMDPYLVIMNAMPKVALGPIIIVALGPGYFSIITMGAIISVIITTLVVYSAFNEVDPNYEKVLISFGASRWQRFKEAIFPATLPAMISTLKVNVGLSWVGVIVGEFLVSKQGLGYLIIYGFQVFDFSLVMSSLVLIAIFAAIMYKIVEKIEKWLIKHST; this is translated from the coding sequence ATGGAAACTAAATCCGATTACCACCTTTATGAAGCCTATAAAAATCAGTTAAAGCGTGAAAAGAAGATTGTTTTCGCTTGGCAGATCTCTATTTTAATAACATTTATAGCACTATGGGAGCTTGCGAGCAGATTATATTGGATTGATCCATTGATATTTAGTTCTCCAACTAAAATTTTCAATTTACTAGTTGACCGATTTACGGATGGATCAATGGTCACACATATCCAGGTAACATTGTTTGAAACGGTGCTTGGCTTCATTATTGGTACGCTTCTAGGTATAGTAATTGCTACATTACTTTGGTCATCCACACGATTTTCCAAAATTATGGATCCTTATCTTGTCATTATGAACGCGATGCCTAAAGTAGCGCTTGGTCCCATTATTATTGTCGCCCTCGGTCCTGGTTATTTTTCGATAATTACCATGGGGGCAATCATCTCAGTGATTATTACGACGCTTGTCGTGTATTCTGCTTTCAATGAAGTCGACCCAAATTATGAAAAAGTACTCATAAGCTTTGGAGCATCGAGGTGGCAGCGTTTTAAGGAAGCCATTTTTCCGGCAACACTTCCGGCAATGATTTCTACATTAAAAGTAAATGTAGGCCTTTCATGGGTTGGTGTCATTGTTGGTGAATTTCTCGTTTCAAAGCAAGGTTTAGGATATTTAATTATTTACGGATTCCAAGTATTTGATTTTTCACTTGTGATGTCAAGCTTAGTCCTCATTGCAATATTTGCTGCGATTATGTATAAAATCGTAGAGAAAATTGAAAAATGGCTGATTAAGCATTCAACTTAA
- a CDS encoding tetraprenyl-beta-curcumene synthase family protein: MARRVPTTAITLMNAVYRKIFPAVDQELSHWKNRAKQIPNSELRAQALASIDSKRFHCQGGGVYALLAGYKWRESIRFIVAYQTISDYLDNLCDRSTSMDPEDFRLLHEAMSDALIPQAPIKNYYELRDEQQDGEYLADLVRTCQKTIRKLDSYSVIQDYLLKLEGLYADLQVHKHVKVEERIPRLTRWYDRYKEKVPSLSWYEFSATAGSTLGIFCLVSYTLGDKMNDDLAQKIYTGYFPYIQGLHILLDYYIDQQEDIEEADLNFCSYYPDQEEMKKRLIYFIEQSDEHVDGLPNRSFHQMVYQGLVGLYLGDPKVEKLDGGLEMTKDLLKISGHQARFFHWNTKMYYRLKR; this comes from the coding sequence TTGGCAAGGCGTGTACCCACAACAGCAATAACGCTAATGAACGCCGTATATAGAAAAATTTTCCCAGCAGTAGATCAGGAATTGTCCCATTGGAAAAACCGCGCAAAGCAGATCCCGAATTCGGAGCTCAGGGCGCAGGCGCTTGCAAGCATTGACTCGAAAAGGTTCCATTGCCAGGGTGGCGGTGTTTATGCATTGCTTGCGGGTTATAAATGGAGAGAGTCCATCCGTTTTATTGTGGCCTATCAAACCATAAGTGATTATCTGGATAACTTATGTGACCGGAGTACATCGATGGATCCGGAAGATTTTCGATTATTACATGAGGCTATGAGTGATGCATTAATACCACAAGCTCCGATTAAAAATTATTATGAACTGCGTGATGAGCAACAAGATGGGGAATACTTGGCTGATCTTGTTCGCACATGCCAAAAAACGATACGAAAGCTTGATAGCTATTCCGTTATACAGGATTATCTGCTGAAGCTTGAGGGGTTGTATGCGGATCTTCAAGTGCACAAACATGTAAAAGTAGAAGAGCGTATTCCACGCCTGACGCGCTGGTATGACAGGTATAAAGAAAAGGTTCCCAGTTTAAGTTGGTATGAGTTCTCCGCTACTGCTGGGTCAACGCTCGGAATTTTTTGCCTTGTTTCCTATACACTTGGAGATAAAATGAATGATGATCTGGCTCAGAAAATTTATACCGGTTATTTCCCGTATATACAGGGCTTACATATTTTATTGGATTATTATATTGATCAGCAAGAAGATATAGAGGAAGCGGATTTAAATTTCTGCAGCTATTATCCGGATCAGGAAGAGATGAAAAAACGTTTGATTTATTTTATCGAACAGTCGGATGAACATGTTGACGGCTTACCGAATCGTTCATTTCATCAGATGGTTTATCAAGGTTTGGTAGGGTTATATTTAGGTGATCCAAAGGTGGAAAAATTAGATGGTGGTCTCGAAATGACAAAGGACTTATTGAAAATAAGCGGCCATCAAGCTCGATTTTTTCATTGGAACACGAAGATGTACTATAGATTGAAAAGATAA
- a CDS encoding class I SAM-dependent methyltransferase — protein MLKGILNVAHDLLEDSIENGEFVIDATCGNGNDTLFLSKVTGDDGHVLAFDIQDQAIKNTKQLLKENSQNNVTFIQDSHANISDYVATEQQIGGAIFNLGYLPRSDKSIITKGKSTKTAINTILHHLKKGGLIVVVVYHGHDGGKEEKEALLKYVSSLEQKAFTVLRHGFVNQQNDPPFILAIQKRR, from the coding sequence ATGTTAAAAGGAATACTAAACGTTGCACACGATCTATTAGAAGATTCTATCGAAAATGGAGAATTCGTTATTGATGCCACATGCGGAAATGGCAATGACACCTTGTTTTTAAGTAAAGTCACAGGTGATGATGGTCATGTGCTCGCTTTTGATATTCAAGATCAGGCAATTAAAAATACAAAGCAGTTACTAAAGGAAAATAGCCAGAACAATGTAACATTCATTCAAGACAGCCATGCCAATATTTCGGATTATGTAGCTACAGAACAACAAATTGGTGGCGCCATTTTTAATCTTGGCTATTTACCCAGAAGTGATAAATCAATTATCACGAAAGGCAAATCCACAAAAACTGCTATCAACACAATTTTACACCATCTTAAAAAAGGTGGTCTGATCGTGGTTGTCGTATACCATGGTCATGATGGGGGCAAAGAAGAAAAAGAAGCTCTTTTAAAATATGTAAGTAGCCTCGAGCAAAAAGCGTTTACTGTTTTACGACATGGATTCGTTAACCAACAAAACGATCCTCCTTTTATTCTGGCCATCCAGAAAAGAAGATAA
- the pckA gene encoding phosphoenolpyruvate carboxykinase (ATP), which yields MKTVENALDKNISSHKNLIKNAPVPRLVENILSKNEGVLTATGAVRATTGTYTGRSPKDKFIVKDDICEDFIDWGPVNQAIDETSFNKLYEKVLTYLEEKDELYQFKGFAGADSAYRLPIQVINEYAWHNLFSRQLFINPTNEELASHQPEFTVVSAPNFKADPAIDGTNSETFIIISFKKRVVLIGGTEYAGEIKKSIFSVMNYLLPRRNILSMHCSANVGPEGDVALFFGLSGTGKTTLSADPYRRLIGDDEHGWSPNGVFNIEGGCYAKCINLSEKKEPQIFNAIRFGSVLENVVLDDETRLPDYDDVSLTENTRAAYPLDNIDNIISPSVAGHPNTIIFLTADASGTLPPISKLTKEQAMYHFLSGYTSKLAGTERGVTEPQATFSACFGSPFLPLVPSTYAEMLGEKIDQHNSNVFLVNTGWTGGSYGVGRRMKLSHTRAMVHSALEGELNAVETTKDSIFGLEIPIHVPGVPDEVLVPKQTWENKDAYTTAAQSLAMKFHENFEKFSQVTDSIKEAGPLYKA from the coding sequence ATGAAAACGGTAGAAAATGCATTAGACAAAAATATATCTTCCCATAAAAACCTGATTAAAAATGCACCTGTTCCTCGTTTGGTCGAGAATATATTATCAAAAAATGAAGGTGTTCTTACTGCAACCGGGGCTGTTCGGGCAACGACAGGAACCTATACAGGTCGTTCACCAAAAGATAAATTTATTGTGAAGGATGACATTTGTGAGGATTTTATTGATTGGGGTCCCGTTAATCAAGCCATTGATGAAACCTCCTTTAATAAGCTTTACGAAAAAGTACTCACGTATTTAGAGGAAAAAGATGAGCTATATCAATTCAAAGGGTTTGCTGGAGCGGATTCTGCTTACCGTCTTCCAATTCAAGTAATTAATGAGTATGCATGGCATAATTTATTTTCTCGCCAATTATTCATTAACCCGACAAATGAAGAACTTGCTTCACACCAGCCTGAATTCACGGTAGTATCAGCACCGAATTTCAAGGCAGATCCGGCAATTGATGGTACCAATTCAGAGACATTTATTATTATTTCGTTTAAAAAGCGGGTTGTTTTGATCGGTGGAACGGAATATGCCGGGGAAATAAAGAAATCTATCTTTTCGGTTATGAATTATTTACTGCCGAGACGAAATATTTTATCAATGCATTGTTCGGCAAATGTTGGCCCAGAAGGCGATGTTGCATTATTCTTTGGTCTATCGGGAACTGGAAAGACAACGTTATCCGCTGATCCATACCGTCGCTTAATCGGTGATGATGAGCATGGATGGAGTCCAAACGGCGTATTTAATATTGAGGGGGGCTGCTATGCAAAGTGTATCAACCTGTCCGAGAAGAAAGAGCCGCAAATTTTTAATGCGATTCGATTTGGCTCCGTGCTGGAAAATGTCGTTCTCGATGATGAAACACGACTTCCTGATTATGATGATGTGTCGTTAACAGAAAATACACGTGCCGCCTATCCATTAGACAATATTGATAATATTATAAGCCCAAGCGTTGCCGGACATCCGAATACAATTATTTTCTTAACAGCTGACGCTTCCGGAACTTTGCCGCCGATTAGTAAATTAACGAAAGAGCAAGCCATGTATCACTTTTTAAGCGGATATACAAGTAAATTGGCAGGTACAGAGCGCGGGGTAACAGAGCCACAGGCTACATTTTCAGCATGCTTTGGTTCACCATTCCTGCCGCTGGTACCATCAACTTATGCGGAAATGTTAGGAGAAAAAATTGACCAGCATAATTCCAATGTCTTTTTAGTAAATACCGGCTGGACCGGTGGATCCTATGGTGTGGGCAGGCGAATGAAATTATCGCACACCCGTGCAATGGTTCATTCCGCTTTAGAGGGAGAACTTAATGCAGTTGAAACAACGAAAGATAGTATTTTCGGTCTCGAAATTCCAATACACGTACCGGGTGTACCTGACGAAGTACTTGTTCCCAAACAGACATGGGAAAATAAAGATGCTTATACGACTGCCGCTCAATCACTTGCCATGAAATTTCATGAGAACTTTGAGAAATTCTCACAAGTAACTGATTCCATTAAAGAAGCAGGACCATTGTATAAAGCATAA
- the leuS gene encoding leucine--tRNA ligase, with product MSFNHQEIENKWQAYWAANKTFKTDTYSKKEKVYALDMFPYPSGAGLHVGHPEGYTATDIFSRMKRMQGYEVLHPMGWDAFGLPAEQYAIDTGNSPAAFTEHNIATFKRQIQELGFSYDWGREISTTDPNYYKWTQWIFTKLYEKGLAYMDEVAVNWCPALGTVLANEEVIDGKSERGGHPVVRKPMKQWMLKITAYADRLLEDLEEVDWPESIKDMQRNWIGRSEGAEVMFTIDGHDKDFTVFTTRPDTLFGATYAVLAPEHPFVEKIVTPEQKKAVEAYLDKVQTKSDLERTDLAKNKTGVFTGTYAINPVNNAKMPIWVADYVLMSYGSGAIMAVPGHDGRDYEFATKFELPIKEVVAGGDISKEAYVGEGEHVNSDFLDGLGTDDAITKMIEWLEVNGHGERKVTYRLRDWLFARQRYWGEPIPIIHWEDGTTTAVPEEELPLELPVMTEIKPSGTGESPLANNSDWVNVTDPNTGMKGRRETSTMPQWAGSCWYFLRFIDPHNTEQLADPKALEEWLPVDIYIGGAEHAVLHLLYARFWHKFLYDIGVVPTKEPFMKLYNQGMILGEGNEKMSKSKGNVVNPDDIIASHGADTLRLYEMFMGPLDAAVAWSTNGLDGARRFLDRVWRLIINDDGTLSDKVVDKGNNSLDKVYNETVKKVTEDFENLHFNTGISQMMVFVNEGNKAEILPKDYLEGFVKMLSPVAPHLSEELWAHLGHPETISYEPWPIFDESKLVEDEVEIAVQIMGKVRSKINVAKDISKDELEKQALADEKIQELTDGKTIRKVIVVPGKLVNIVAN from the coding sequence ATGAGTTTTAATCATCAGGAAATAGAAAATAAATGGCAAGCATATTGGGCAGCAAACAAAACGTTTAAAACAGATACGTATTCCAAAAAAGAGAAGGTCTATGCGCTGGATATGTTTCCATATCCATCCGGAGCCGGTCTGCATGTAGGGCATCCGGAAGGGTATACGGCAACAGACATTTTTTCCCGTATGAAGCGTATGCAAGGATATGAGGTCTTGCACCCCATGGGCTGGGATGCTTTTGGTCTGCCTGCTGAGCAATATGCGATTGATACAGGGAACAGCCCGGCAGCATTTACGGAGCACAATATTGCAACATTTAAAAGGCAAATTCAGGAACTTGGTTTTTCCTATGACTGGGGTCGCGAAATAAGTACAACAGATCCAAATTACTACAAATGGACACAATGGATTTTTACCAAGCTATATGAAAAAGGGCTAGCCTATATGGATGAAGTGGCGGTTAATTGGTGCCCTGCGCTCGGAACCGTGCTTGCTAATGAAGAAGTGATCGATGGGAAAAGTGAACGTGGCGGGCATCCGGTTGTTCGAAAACCGATGAAACAGTGGATGCTGAAAATCACCGCATACGCTGATCGTCTGCTTGAGGATTTGGAAGAGGTCGATTGGCCGGAAAGTATTAAGGATATGCAGCGAAACTGGATTGGCCGATCAGAAGGTGCCGAAGTAATGTTTACAATTGACGGGCATGACAAGGATTTCACGGTATTTACAACAAGGCCTGATACATTATTTGGTGCAACCTATGCTGTACTGGCCCCAGAGCATCCGTTTGTAGAAAAAATAGTGACTCCGGAACAAAAGAAAGCGGTTGAGGCCTATTTGGATAAAGTTCAAACGAAATCTGATCTGGAACGTACGGATCTGGCAAAAAATAAAACAGGTGTATTTACAGGGACGTATGCCATTAACCCGGTCAATAACGCAAAAATGCCGATTTGGGTTGCCGATTATGTATTGATGAGTTATGGCAGTGGCGCAATTATGGCTGTCCCGGGCCATGACGGGCGAGATTATGAATTTGCCACGAAATTTGAGCTTCCTATAAAAGAAGTTGTTGCAGGTGGAGATATTTCCAAAGAAGCCTATGTTGGTGAAGGAGAGCATGTTAATTCCGATTTTCTCGATGGTTTGGGTACAGATGATGCCATTACAAAAATGATTGAATGGCTTGAAGTAAATGGACATGGTGAGAGGAAAGTTACCTATCGCCTGCGTGACTGGTTATTTGCAAGGCAGCGTTATTGGGGTGAACCAATTCCTATTATTCATTGGGAGGATGGAACAACTACAGCTGTTCCGGAAGAAGAACTTCCATTAGAGTTGCCTGTTATGACAGAAATAAAGCCATCTGGGACTGGTGAATCCCCGCTTGCGAATAATAGTGACTGGGTCAATGTGACAGATCCAAACACTGGGATGAAAGGTCGCCGGGAAACGAGCACAATGCCACAATGGGCAGGGAGCTGCTGGTATTTTCTAAGGTTTATCGATCCACATAATACAGAGCAACTGGCAGATCCGAAAGCACTTGAAGAATGGCTGCCGGTTGATATTTATATTGGCGGTGCGGAACATGCCGTGCTTCATCTACTGTATGCACGTTTCTGGCATAAATTTTTGTATGATATTGGTGTTGTTCCAACGAAAGAGCCGTTTATGAAATTGTATAATCAAGGCATGATCCTTGGTGAAGGCAATGAGAAGATGAGTAAATCCAAGGGGAATGTTGTGAATCCTGATGACATCATTGCTTCTCATGGTGCAGATACATTACGCCTATATGAAATGTTCATGGGGCCACTCGATGCTGCGGTTGCCTGGTCAACAAATGGACTTGATGGTGCAAGACGTTTTCTTGATCGAGTATGGCGCCTGATTATAAATGATGATGGTACACTGTCTGATAAAGTAGTGGATAAAGGTAATAATTCCTTAGATAAAGTGTACAATGAAACGGTGAAAAAGGTGACAGAGGACTTTGAGAATCTGCATTTCAATACAGGTATTTCACAAATGATGGTGTTTGTAAATGAAGGAAATAAAGCAGAGATACTTCCAAAGGATTATCTCGAAGGTTTTGTTAAGATGCTTTCACCAGTTGCGCCGCATCTTTCAGAAGAACTGTGGGCTCATCTCGGTCATCCGGAAACGATTAGCTATGAGCCATGGCCAATCTTCGATGAATCTAAACTGGTGGAAGATGAAGTAGAAATCGCAGTACAAATTATGGGCAAAGTTCGATCCAAAATAAATGTAGCCAAAGATATTAGCAAAGACGAACTTGAAAAACAAGCACTTGCAGACGAAAAAATTCAGGAATTAACTGATGGAAAGACAATCCGAAAAGTAATTGTTGTTCCTGGAAAGCTGGTAAATATCGTGGCGAATTAA